In the Hippoglossus stenolepis isolate QCI-W04-F060 chromosome 14, HSTE1.2, whole genome shotgun sequence genome, one interval contains:
- the sgip1a gene encoding LOW QUALITY PROTEIN: SH3-containing GRB2-like protein 3-interacting protein 1 (The sequence of the model RefSeq protein was modified relative to this genomic sequence to represent the inferred CDS: deleted 1 base in 1 codon): protein MMEGLKKRTRKAFGIRKKEKDNDSTGSPDRDGGEPQEVESSQKKSNGSENGFLGDIDWDRYNSPEVDDEGYSMRPEEESEEGTTVKKPHFFSSDESEGEEDHRKKFKIKIKPLRAVQVTTAPSVDELKASIGNIALSPSPLRSPRRSPGLKRNPSSEEIARPRRVVPTLPTVAATPAPAPQPPSGQQTPVSEDTTDLFGPPLDTTFGEQKTEVVLSESDAWGAPLSEPESPLTRSFPTGTPPPLPPKNVPTSPVTTDPPSADDAEASTEAGDKKPLTADLDNLFGPEQAAPVGEDTGDTWVCFSEESSNQTPQPKDPTPPLRSSPPPPEEPAPPLPASPPPPESPAPPLPTSPPPPDDPAPPLPTSPPPKHDPVPPLPTSPSPSEEPAAPPVPSGPSTPEDQNPLARATSPPTTTKELASPPASSPPPLASPPCVPPASAAKASTPPAGTPPSEEPATLPVLPPLALAHTEPPRNTVTTPPKEDAGETVSSPKDASKGSRTTPPPPPPPTYRAVVSSPGPTSGTGGTNSGSSSPVRPATPSSVDPTPPPPPPRPASRPKLPPGKPTVGDANRPFSPPVHSASPPPIAPLARAESTSSISSTNSLSTATTPTVGKELSVSVSEDDAYVDKLPTFERHFDSFAGCSRGPSPLTMGAQDTLPVAAAFTETVNAFFKGADPSKCVVKIIGEMVLSFPAGITRHFANNPSPAVLTFSITNYSRLEHVLPNPQLLCCDTTTQAKADAKDFWVNMPNLISHLKKVSEQKPQATYYNVDMLKYQVSSQGHQSTPLNLAVSWRCEPTSTDLRIDYKYNGEAMTTPMALNNVQFLVPVDGGVSKLQAVLPPAAWNAEQQRILWKIPDISQKSDNGGVGSLLARFQLTEGPSKPAPLAVQFTSEGSTLSGCDIELAGPGYRFSLVKKRFAAGKYLADN, encoded by the exons GATTGAAAAAACGTACCAGGAAGGCCTTCGGGATAcggaagaaagagaaagacaatgACTCCAC GGGGTCCCCAGACAGAGACGGGGGt GAACCCCAAGAGGTTGAATCG tctcaGAAGAAATCCAACGGGTCCGAGAACGGCTTCCTCGGAGACATCGACTGGGACCGATAT AACTCTCCGGAGGTGGACGATGAAGGCTACAGCATGAGACCCGAAGAGGAGTCAGAAGAGGGAA CTACTGTAAAGAAGCCCCACTTCTTCTCCTCCGACGAGTCGGAAGGAGAGGAGGACCACAGGAAAAAATTCAAAATCAAGATCAAGCCGCTGCGGGCCGTGCAAGTCACAACGGCGCCCTCGGTGGACGAGCTCAAAGCCTCCATAGGAAACATAGCTCTGTCCCCGTCTCCTCTG AGGAGTCCG AGACGTAGCCCG GGTTTGAAAAGAAACCCGTCCA GCGAGGAGATTGCCAGACCGAGACGCGTCGTCCCCACTCTTCCCACTGTGGCCGCCACACCAGCTCCAGCACCACAACCCCCCAG CGGTCAACAAACACCAGTCTCTGAAGACACCACAGACTTATTCGGGCCTCCTTTGGATACAACTTTCGGAGAACAGAAAACTGAAG TGGTACTGTCTGAGTCCGATGCGTGGGGTGCCCCTCTGTCAGAGCCAGAGTCCCCTTTGACAAGGTCCTTCCCAACAGGAA cacctcctccacttccacccAAGAATGTCCCAACCTCTCCTGTGACAACTGATCCTCCCTCTGCAGATGACGCTG AAGCCTCGACAGAAGCAGGCGACAAGAAGCCCTTGACAGCAGACTTGGACAACCTTTTTGGACCAGAGCAGGCGGCCCCTGTTGGCGAGGATACAGGTGACACGTGGGTCTGCTTCAGTGAAGAATCTTCAAACCAGACGCCTCAACCAAAGGACCCTACCCCTCCTCTCCGTTCCTCCCCGCCTCCTCCAGAGGAACCAGCACCCCCGTTACCAGCCTCCCCGCCTCCACCTGAGTCTCCTGCCCCTCCCTTACCTacatcaccacctcctccagacGACCCTGCACCGCCTCTCCCTACCTCGCCTCCTCCGAAACATGACCCTGTCCCCCCTCTACCAACATCCCCGTCTCCCTCGGAGGAACCCGCTGCACCTCCTGTCCCTTCGGGTCCTTCCACGCCCGAAGACCAAAATCCTCTAGCAAGAGCCACCTCGCCCCCCACGACCACC AAGGAGCTCGCATCCCCCCCCGCTTCGTCTCCCCCTCCGCTCGCCTCACCTCCATGTGTCCCACCGGCTTCTGCTGCTAAAGCAAGCACCCCCCCAGCAGGGACTCCCCCTTCTGAGGAACCTGCGACGCTCCCTGTCCTGCCACCCCTTGCCCTGGCTCACACGGAGCCGCCCAGGAACACAGTCACCACCCCACCCAAAGAAGACGCCGGTGAAACGGTCAGCTCGCCCAAAGATGCTAGCAAGGGGAGCCGGACCAcacctcccccacctcctccacccacGTACAGGGCAGTTGTGTCGTCGCCCGGTCCCACATCTGGAACTGGTGGCACGAATAGCG GTTCCTCCTCTCCAGTGCGACCTGCGACTCCTTCGTCAGTCGACCCCACCCCACCGCCACCTCCACCTCGCCCCGCCTCGAGGCCCAAACTTCCTCCTGGGAAACCCACTGTAGGAGATGCG AATCGTCCGTTCAGCCCGCCGGTCCACTCGGCCAGCCCACCTCCCATCGCCCCGTTGGCGCGGGCTGAGAgcacctcctccatctcctccaccaACTCGCTGAGCACCGCCACCACCCCCACCGTGGGCAAAGAGCTGTCCGTGTCTGTGTCAG AAGACGATGCTTATGTAGACAAACTGCCCACCTTTGAGAGACACTTTGATTCGTTTGCAG GCTGCTCCAGAGGGCCCAGTCCTCTCACCATGGGGGCTCAGGACACTCTTCCCGTGGCCGCTGCTTTCACAGAGACGGTCAACGCCTTCTTTAAAGGAGCCGACCCCAGCAA GTGTGTCGTGAAGATCATAGGTGAGATGGTTTTGTCGTTTCCGGCGGGAATTACGCGGCACTTTGCCAATAACCCGTCCCCCGCCGTGCTAACCTTCAGCATAACCAACTACAGCCGACTGGAGCATGTGCTGCCTAACCCCCAGCTCCTCTGCTG CGACACCACCACACAAGCCAAGGCCGATGCCAAGGACTTCTGGGTGAACATGCCAAACCTGATATCCCACTTAAAAAAGGTGTCGGAGCAGAAGCCACAGGCGACGTACTACAACGTCGACATGCTCAAGTACCAG GTGTCTTCGCAGGGCCACCAGTCCACTCCTCTGAACCTGGCCGTGAGCTGGCGGTGTGAGCCCACCAGCACTGACCTGAGAATAGACTACAAATACAACGGCGAGGCCATGACGACGCCGATGGCGCTCAACAATGTTCAGTTCCTCGTCCCTGTCGACGGAGGGGTTTCCAAACTACAGGCTGTCTTACCTCCTGCTGCATG GAACGCAGAGCAGCAAAGAATCCTCTGGAAGATTCCCGACATCTCACAGAAATCTGACAACGGAG GTGTGGGGTCGCTGTTGGCGCGCTTCCAGCTAACGGAGGGTCCCAGTAAACCAGCTCCACTGGCGGTGCAGTTCACCAGTGAGGGCAGCACGCTGTCGGGCTGTGACATTGAACTGGCTGGGCCCGGCTACCGCTTCTCTCTCGTCAAGAAGAGGTTTGCCGCCG GAAAATACCTGGCCGACAACTAA